Below is a genomic region from Flavobacteriales bacterium.
AAAACGGTCCGTTCGTCTAGGGGTTAGGACTCATGGTTTTCATCCATGCAACAGGGGTTCGAATCCCCTACGGACTGCTATATTTTACAAAAGAACAACAAACTAAACTAAAAACGGTCCGTTCGTCTAGGGGTTAGGACTCATGGTTTTCATCCATGCAACAGGGGTTCGAATCCCCTACGGACTGCTAAAATTGATTAAACAAAATGGCAAATCATCAATCAGCTAAAAAGAGAGTAAGATCAGATAGAACTAAATATCTTAGAAACAGATATTATCACAAGACTACAAGAAATGCGATCAGAGACTTGAGAGCAACTGAAGACAAAACTGTAGCTTCAGAAATGTTACCTAAGGTAGTTTCTATGATTGATAAATTAGCTAAGCGTAATATTATTCATGATA
It encodes:
- the rpsT gene encoding 30S ribosomal protein S20; amino-acid sequence: MANHQSAKKRVRSDRTKYLRNRYYHKTTRNAIRDLRATEDKTVASEMLPKVVSMIDKLAKRNIIHDNKASNLKSKLMTRVAAL